Within Paeniglutamicibacter psychrophenolicus, the genomic segment CCGCGATCGCCACCCCGTCCTTCTGGCTGGGCATCCTGCTGATCCAGTGGCTCGCCCTGGGCGCCAACCCGCTGTTCCCCTCCGGCGGCGCCGCCGCCGCGGGCACCGGGCTCGGCGGCTGGCTCGCCCACATGACCCTTCCGGCACTCGCGCTGGCCATCCCGGTCTCCGCCTCGCTGATCCGGGTGGTGCGCACCTCGATGGTCGAGGAACTCGACAAGGACTACGTCCGCACCGCCATCGGCAACGGCGTCCCGCGCGGCGAGGTGCTCACCCGCAACGTGCTGCGCAACGCGCTGGTCACCCCGGTCACGGTGCTGGGCCTGCGCATCGGGTACCTGCTGGGAGGTGCCGTGGTGATCGAGATGATCTTCTCGCTGCCCGGCATGGGCCAGCTGATCATGAACGGCATCACCAACTCCGACGTGAACCTGGTCCAGGGCGTGGTGCTGGCCATCGCGGTCACCTTCGTGCTGGTCAACATCGCCGTGGACCTGCTCTACCTGCTCATCAACCCGCGCATCAGGACGGTGTAACTTCATGGCTCCCCTCGCCCCCCGCAACGGACTTGTCGCCCGCCTGAGTGCCGGCGGCACGCGCTTCACCGCGCTGCCGCTGGGCTCCAAGATCTCCCTGGCCTTCCTGGTGCTGATCGCCCTCGCGGCACTCTTCGCCCCGCTGCTGGCCCCGCAGGACCCGCTGGCCTCCGGCATCCCCGCCCAGGGCCCCAGCGCCGAGAACCCCTTCGGCACCGACCGGCTGGGCCGCGACATCCTCTCCCGGCTGCTCTTCGGCGCACAGGCCTCGCTGCTGGTCGGCCTGGGCTCGGTTGCCCTGGCCCTTCTCATGGGCGGGCTGCTCGGCGCGCTTGCCGCCACCAGCGCCAAGTGGGCCAACGAGACCATCATGCGCATCATGGACATGCTCATGGCCTTCCCCGGCATCGCCCTGGCCGCGGCGCTGCTGGCCTCGCTGGGCAACTCGCTGCCGGTGATCATCCTGTCGATCGCCATCATCTACACCCCGCAGATCGCCCGCGTGGTCCGCGCCAACGTGCTGGCCCAGTGGGGCGAGGACTACGTGCGCGCCGAACGCGTCATCGGCGCCGGGCGCTTCTACATCCTGGGCACCCACGTGCTGCGCAACTGCGCGGCACCGGTGCTGGTGTTCGCCACCATCATGGTCGCCGACGCGATCATCCTCGAGGCCTCGCTCTCCTTCCTGGGCGCAGGCATCCAGGACCCGGCACCAAGCTGGGGCAATGTGATCTCGTACGGGCGCACCCTGGTGCTCAACGGCGCCTGGTGGGCCACCACCTTCGCCGGCGTGACCATCCTGCTGACCGTGCTGGCGCTGAACATCCTGGCCGAGGGCATGACCGATGCACTGGTGAACCCCAAGTCCACCAGGAAGTCGGCCTCCACCTCGGAGCGGGCCGCGGCCAAGGCCGCCAAGCCGGCCGTCGACACCGCCGCCCTGGCCCGCCTGCGCTCCGAGCTCGAGCTGCTCGCGGCCACCGAGGCCAAGCGCACCGACCGACTGGTGCTCGATTCCTCGAACGGGGAACCGAAAACCATCCTGGAGGTTGCGAACCTCTCGATCCGCTTCCCGGCCCGCTTCGGCGAGACCCGGATCGTGGACAACGTCTCCTTCACCGTCCGCGAGGGCGAGACCATGGCGCTGGTCGGGGAATCGGGCTGCGGCAAGTCCATCACCTCGCT encodes:
- a CDS encoding ABC transporter permease translates to MGTLLRLLLRRLAALPLMILGVTFLVFIILKLAPGDEATSALGEGASAAAKDAYRAERGLNDPLVIQYVSFLGRLIRLDFGVTTPPARPVGEMIANAFPLTLQLTFFGVLIAVVISLVFGVLGALYRDRWPDQLVRVFSIAAIATPSFWLGILLIQWLALGANPLFPSGGAAAAGTGLGGWLAHMTLPALALAIPVSASLIRVVRTSMVEELDKDYVRTAIGNGVPRGEVLTRNVLRNALVTPVTVLGLRIGYLLGGAVVIEMIFSLPGMGQLIMNGITNSDVNLVQGVVLAIAVTFVLVNIAVDLLYLLINPRIRTV
- a CDS encoding dipeptide/oligopeptide/nickel ABC transporter permease/ATP-binding protein, producing MAPLAPRNGLVARLSAGGTRFTALPLGSKISLAFLVLIALAALFAPLLAPQDPLASGIPAQGPSAENPFGTDRLGRDILSRLLFGAQASLLVGLGSVALALLMGGLLGALAATSAKWANETIMRIMDMLMAFPGIALAAALLASLGNSLPVIILSIAIIYTPQIARVVRANVLAQWGEDYVRAERVIGAGRFYILGTHVLRNCAAPVLVFATIMVADAIILEASLSFLGAGIQDPAPSWGNVISYGRTLVLNGAWWATTFAGVTILLTVLALNILAEGMTDALVNPKSTRKSASTSERAAAKAAKPAVDTAALARLRSELELLAATEAKRTDRLVLDSSNGEPKTILEVANLSIRFPARFGETRIVDNVSFTVREGETMALVGESGCGKSITSLAIMGLLPDTAVVTGSIKFNGKELLPVSPDGNHLAGDDKVYKGLRGEQIAMVYQDALSSLNPSMLVGDQLRQLTRRGGRTSPEELLRLVKLDPVRTLRSYPHELSGGQRQRVLIAMALSRKPKLVVCDEPTTALDVTVQKQVVDLLNELRESLGFAMVFVSHDLALVASLAHRVTVMYAGQVVESGPVPAVLAAPAHEYTQGLLGAVLSIESGATRLHQIPGTVPSPYSFAAGDRFAERSQRAAADPNRPTDFVPAGEHPEHFWASHEPVSPGVSR